The following coding sequences are from one Desulfosporosinus orientis DSM 765 window:
- the selB gene encoding selenocysteine-specific translation elongation factor, producing the protein MESIVIGTAGHIDHGKTILVKALTGRDTDTLEEEKRRGITINLGFAYFTLPCGKVAGIVDVPGHERFIKNMLAGASGIDIAMVVIAANEGVMPQTKEHIDILSYLDIERSIVVLTKIDMVDEELKELVLEDTKEYLKDTFLRDAPLVEVDSLSGKGIDVLVGHLDGMAVQTDRRSVEKDARMSVDRVFSVNGFGTVATGTLSGGKLQVGDEVAIYPQGFPAKVRNLQIHEQNVCEARAGQRTAINLAGIATTQVSRGCVIAKKDSVFATKVMDVRFSLSSDAHFTVKKMDRLKLYIGARELIVKIIPFGVRQVSAGQEAYGQILFEQEAVVRKGDPFVLRTISPVETIGGGKVVDPTALRYPKVTQEILDNVRLKDAGSAPDMLETFVRVHPLLTKNMLTRLVCLASFEETLQELLAAGRLIRLQDLFIHPESVGVFRKEVMGLLQNYHQTYTLRRGMSKAELQSRQTFAGGDKEFSLLLSLLESRNVVKVADNLVAIADFSPRLSSRQQEIRAELEGQVRQCGYTLPSLPELVGNYEKKLQVMEFLLKDTLMALDGQFVIDRQLYQASREIAKELAATHGVIKLSDFRDRLQTSRKYALLLLERFDKEKLTKRAGEDRILL; encoded by the coding sequence ATGGAGAGTATTGTCATAGGAACCGCAGGCCATATTGACCATGGAAAAACAATCTTGGTAAAAGCACTGACCGGGCGGGACACAGACACACTGGAAGAAGAAAAACGGCGAGGTATTACGATTAATCTGGGCTTTGCATATTTTACACTGCCATGCGGAAAAGTCGCCGGTATTGTGGATGTACCCGGGCATGAACGCTTTATAAAAAATATGCTGGCAGGTGCCAGCGGCATTGATATTGCCATGGTGGTCATTGCCGCTAATGAAGGTGTAATGCCGCAGACAAAAGAACACATCGATATCCTAAGCTATCTGGATATCGAACGGAGCATTGTTGTTTTGACAAAAATTGACATGGTAGATGAGGAGCTTAAGGAATTAGTTCTTGAAGACACTAAAGAGTATTTAAAGGATACCTTCCTGCGGGATGCACCGCTGGTCGAGGTGGATTCACTTAGCGGCAAAGGGATTGACGTTTTGGTCGGCCACCTGGATGGTATGGCGGTACAGACGGACCGCCGCAGTGTGGAAAAGGACGCCAGAATGAGCGTAGACAGAGTGTTTTCTGTTAACGGATTTGGCACGGTAGCCACCGGAACCTTATCAGGTGGGAAATTACAGGTTGGCGATGAGGTAGCGATTTATCCGCAAGGGTTCCCGGCCAAGGTTCGCAATTTGCAAATACATGAGCAGAATGTGTGTGAGGCCCGTGCCGGACAACGCACGGCGATCAATCTGGCAGGTATCGCAACGACACAGGTAAGCCGTGGCTGTGTCATTGCCAAAAAAGATTCGGTCTTTGCGACAAAGGTGATGGATGTTCGTTTCAGCCTGAGCAGCGACGCGCATTTTACAGTTAAGAAAATGGATCGGCTGAAACTGTATATCGGTGCTCGTGAGCTGATTGTGAAAATTATCCCATTCGGTGTTAGGCAGGTGAGTGCAGGCCAGGAGGCGTATGGGCAGATCTTGTTTGAGCAGGAGGCGGTGGTGCGTAAGGGAGATCCTTTTGTTCTACGTACAATTTCGCCGGTCGAAACCATTGGCGGCGGCAAGGTAGTTGATCCGACTGCGCTGCGGTACCCCAAGGTAACACAGGAGATTTTGGACAACGTACGACTGAAGGATGCCGGCTCTGCACCTGATATGTTGGAGACCTTTGTGCGGGTGCATCCGCTGCTTACCAAAAATATGCTGACCAGGTTGGTATGTCTGGCATCGTTTGAGGAAACACTGCAGGAATTGCTGGCAGCCGGACGGCTGATCCGGCTGCAGGATCTCTTCATACATCCCGAAAGTGTTGGTGTGTTTCGTAAAGAAGTGATGGGTCTTTTGCAGAACTATCATCAGACCTACACATTGCGCAGGGGAATGTCCAAGGCAGAGCTGCAATCACGCCAGACTTTCGCCGGAGGGGATAAAGAGTTTTCTTTGCTGCTCTCCCTTTTGGAATCCAGAAACGTGGTGAAAGTAGCCGACAATCTGGTGGCAATCGCTGATTTCAGCCCGCGGCTTTCGTCACGCCAGCAGGAAATTCGTGCGGAACTGGAGGGCCAGGTTCGTCAATGCGGCTATACCTTGCCAAGCCTGCCGGAGCTTGTGGGAAATTATGAAAAAAAACTGCAGGTGATGGAATTTTTGCTGAAGGATACGCTAATGGCGCTGGATGGGCAGTTTGTGATTGACCGGCAGCTATACCAGGCTTCCAGAGAGATCGCCAAAGAGCTCGCGGCCACACATGGGGTGATCAAGCTGTCGGATTTCCGCGACAGGCTGCAGACGAGCCGTAAATATGCGCTGTTGTTGTTGGAACGCTTCGATAAGGAGAAGCTGACAAAGCGCGCCGGCGAAGATCGTATTTTGTTGTAG
- the trxB gene encoding thioredoxin-disulfide reductase: MQVYDVIIIGAGPAGLSAGLYAGRSRLKTLLIEKQKDGGQIVITSEIENYPGCLDEESGASLVARMTKQVEKFGVERAQDTITCVDFSGDVKVVKGLHGEYHSKTIIVATGAFPRPIGCPGEKELIGKGVSYCATCDANFFEDMDIYVVGGGDTAVEEALYLAKFGRKVTIIHRRDELRAAKSIQEKAFDNPKIEFMWDTVVEELKGEGLLESMVVKNIKTGELTEVFANEEDGTFGVFGFVGFLPQSSIFEGVLEMENGYIKTDEEMRTNVPGVFAVGDIRIKTLRQVVTAAADGAIAAMTVEKYLEH, encoded by the coding sequence ATGCAGGTTTATGACGTTATTATTATCGGGGCAGGCCCGGCAGGCCTTTCCGCCGGCCTGTACGCAGGCAGGTCTCGACTAAAGACGCTGCTGATCGAAAAGCAGAAGGATGGCGGCCAGATTGTCATCACTTCGGAGATTGAAAACTATCCTGGGTGTTTAGACGAAGAGTCCGGCGCATCGCTGGTGGCGCGTATGACCAAACAGGTAGAAAAGTTCGGTGTGGAGCGCGCGCAGGATACCATCACGTGTGTGGATTTTTCCGGTGATGTCAAGGTTGTCAAGGGTTTGCACGGTGAATATCACTCTAAGACCATTATTGTGGCGACCGGCGCATTCCCGCGCCCGATTGGGTGTCCGGGTGAGAAGGAGCTGATCGGCAAGGGTGTATCCTATTGTGCCACCTGTGATGCCAATTTCTTCGAGGATATGGATATATATGTGGTTGGCGGCGGCGATACCGCTGTAGAAGAAGCCCTATATCTTGCAAAATTTGGGCGCAAAGTTACGATCATCCATCGCCGTGATGAACTGCGTGCAGCAAAATCCATTCAGGAAAAGGCCTTTGACAACCCGAAGATTGAATTTATGTGGGATACCGTTGTAGAGGAGCTGAAGGGCGAAGGCCTGTTGGAGAGCATGGTGGTCAAAAATATTAAGACCGGCGAATTGACCGAAGTGTTTGCTAATGAAGAAGATGGTACCTTTGGTGTGTTTGGCTTTGTTGGGTTCCTGCCGCAGTCGTCTATATTTGAGGGCGTACTGGAAATGGAAAACGGTTATATCAAAACTGATGAAGAGATGCGTACAAATGTACCTGGCGTATTTGCAGTGGGAGATATCCGCATCAAAACACTGCGTCAAGTAGTCACCGCGGCAGCGGACGGAGCGATTGCTGCCATGACGGTTGAAAAATATCTAGAGCATTAA
- the trxA gene encoding thioredoxin TrxA gives MLLLDKGSFEAEVLKAEGTVLVDYFGDGCEPCKALLPHIEGFSEKYGDKIKFTKLNTTAARRLAISQKILGLPVIAIYKGGEKVEELVKDDATPENIEAMIQKYI, from the coding sequence ATGCTGTTATTGGACAAGGGATCCTTTGAAGCCGAAGTTTTGAAGGCGGAGGGCACTGTACTGGTCGATTATTTCGGTGACGGTTGTGAGCCCTGCAAGGCTCTGCTGCCGCATATTGAGGGCTTCAGCGAAAAGTATGGCGACAAGATCAAGTTCACGAAACTAAACACCACCGCTGCGCGCCGTTTAGCGATCAGCCAGAAGATTCTGGGCCTGCCTGTTATTGCGATTTACAAGGGCGGGGAAAAGGTGGAAGAGCTTGTTAAGGACGATGCAACTCCCGAAAATATTGAGGCCATGATTCAAAAGTATATTTAG
- the grdA gene encoding glycine/sarcosine/betaine reductase complex selenoprotein A, which produces MLKDKKVIIIGDRDGIPGPAIAACCTTAGADVVFSSTECFVUTAAGAMDLENQKRVKEFTEEFGAENIVIVLGAAEGEAAGLAAETVTAGDPTFAGPLAGVQLGLSVYHVCEPEIKEEVDAQVYEEQISMMEMVLDIDEIIKEMTSIREQYCKY; this is translated from the coding sequence TTGCTGAAAGACAAGAAAGTCATAATCATTGGCGACAGGGATGGCATACCGGGACCGGCAATTGCAGCTTGCTGCACAACAGCCGGCGCAGATGTTGTATTCTCATCGACAGAATGCTTCGTCTGAACCGCGGCGGGAGCCATGGATCTGGAGAATCAAAAGCGGGTGAAAGAGTTTACGGAAGAATTCGGTGCTGAGAATATTGTTATTGTTCTCGGGGCAGCCGAAGGTGAAGCAGCCGGACTGGCAGCTGAAACCGTAACTGCAGGTGACCCGACTTTTGCAGGTCCATTGGCTGGAGTCCAGTTAGGACTAAGTGTATACCATGTCTGTGAGCCAGAGATTAAAGAAGAAGTCGATGCACAGGTGTATGAAGAGCAGATCAGTATGATGGAGATGGTGTTGGACATTGATGAAATCATCAAGGAAATGACATCGATCCGTGAGCAATATTGTAAATACTAA
- the grdC gene encoding glycine/sarcosine/betaine reductase complex component C subunit beta → MIGLTILPEERVFQLYSVVKGASYFLAHAPNMVVHNGTTQTTQRKVDPNAEYLTQLEKSLRSYEDCVAYLPNQVYIGNMTPEELEGYALPWYEQKASGAQRKGKYGEIMPEDEFIGMMKICDVFDLVKLEAGFSASVKDKLGQHALIDASQLQVFDKHSEEAELRELVDKHHAEPIFYMGKMVGCIKAAHDIDDSLSAHVMFENIVSKASCVLSILHLMDKTDVPKDEIAYVVECSEEACGDMNQRGGGNFAKAAAEIAGLTNATGCDVRGFCAGPTHALLQASSLVKAGLFKYVIVAAGGSTAKLGMNGKDHVKKGLPVLEDCVAGFAVLVGENDGISPEINTDILGKHTVGTGSSPQAVISSLTATALEKAGLKLTDVDKYSVEMQNPDITKPAGAGNVPEANYKMIGALAAMRGDIQKAELTSFVKNHGMVGWAPTQGHIPSGVPYMGFARQDILDGKISRAMFIGKGSLFLGRMTNLFDGVSFVLQQNSGKGQSEAVSEETVKKLIAQSLREFAGHLLQE, encoded by the coding sequence ATGATTGGACTGACTATATTGCCAGAGGAAAGGGTGTTTCAATTGTACAGCGTGGTAAAAGGCGCGAGCTACTTTCTTGCCCACGCGCCAAATATGGTTGTGCACAATGGTACAACACAAACGACACAGCGCAAAGTGGATCCAAATGCTGAATACTTGACACAGCTGGAAAAAAGCCTGCGCAGCTACGAGGATTGTGTAGCTTATCTGCCAAATCAGGTATACATCGGCAACATGACCCCTGAAGAGCTCGAGGGTTATGCCTTACCGTGGTATGAGCAGAAGGCCTCGGGGGCACAACGCAAGGGGAAATACGGGGAAATCATGCCGGAAGATGAATTTATTGGTATGATGAAGATTTGCGATGTGTTTGACCTGGTCAAGCTTGAGGCCGGTTTCTCTGCCTCCGTGAAGGACAAGCTGGGGCAACATGCTCTGATCGATGCATCTCAGCTTCAGGTGTTCGATAAGCACAGCGAGGAGGCGGAATTGCGTGAACTGGTTGACAAACATCACGCTGAACCGATCTTTTACATGGGTAAGATGGTAGGCTGCATAAAGGCTGCCCACGACATCGACGATTCTCTGTCAGCGCATGTTATGTTTGAAAATATTGTATCCAAGGCGTCTTGTGTCTTGTCTATCCTGCATCTGATGGATAAAACAGATGTTCCCAAGGACGAGATTGCCTATGTTGTCGAATGCTCGGAAGAGGCGTGCGGCGATATGAACCAGCGCGGCGGCGGTAACTTTGCAAAAGCTGCTGCTGAAATCGCTGGCCTTACTAACGCAACGGGCTGTGATGTACGCGGCTTTTGCGCAGGACCAACGCATGCACTTTTACAAGCATCATCCCTCGTAAAAGCCGGCTTGTTTAAATATGTAATTGTTGCAGCTGGCGGCTCGACTGCGAAGCTGGGTATGAACGGCAAAGACCACGTGAAAAAAGGTTTGCCGGTATTGGAGGACTGTGTGGCCGGGTTTGCCGTACTTGTCGGTGAAAACGACGGGATCAGCCCGGAAATCAACACGGATATCCTTGGCAAGCATACGGTGGGCACCGGTTCGTCACCGCAGGCTGTAATCTCCTCGCTGACAGCAACCGCGCTTGAAAAAGCCGGACTCAAGCTGACGGATGTCGACAAGTATTCTGTGGAGATGCAGAATCCGGATATAACAAAGCCAGCGGGAGCAGGCAATGTACCGGAAGCAAACTACAAGATGATCGGTGCGCTCGCTGCTATGCGCGGTGATATTCAAAAAGCGGAGCTTACCAGTTTCGTTAAAAATCATGGTATGGTCGGCTGGGCGCCGACACAGGGGCATATTCCTTCCGGTGTGCCGTATATGGGCTTTGCTAGGCAGGATATCTTGGACGGCAAAATCAGCCGGGCTATGTTTATCGGCAAGGGGAGCCTGTTCCTCGGCCGTATGACAAACCTGTTTGACGGCGTATCCTTCGTTTTACAGCAAAACAGCGGGAAGGGCCAGTCGGAAGCAGTTTCGGAAGAAACGGTGAAGAAGCTGATCGCGCAGTCGCTCAGAGAATTTGCTGGCCACCTGCTGCAGGAATAG
- the grdD gene encoding glycine/sarcosine/betaine reductase complex component C subunit alpha, with the protein MINKTISDVFLQMADILENGASMQRVPIAVTAMGSEHGEDMIYQAAKEAADQGLLVKLIGSRPFDYPGVEVVSVSSSEEGHKRLENLLDSGEALGGVTMHYPFPIGVSTIGRVITPANGKEMFIATTTGTTALDRVEGMVRNAIYGIVTAKACGIQNPTVGILNVDGARQAEIALQKLQAAGYPMTFAQSGRSDGGAVMRGNDLLAATCDVMVTDPLTGNLLMKLLSAYTTGGNYESLGYGYGPGLGEGFDKLILIISRASGMPVARGAMVFAAQLVKGGYQKIFAQELAAAKKAGLENLLASLQKEKKGAEEPQEIKAPPKVVVTEEIMGIEILDLEDAVHQLWFAGIYAESGMGCTGPVVLVAEEQSEQARRILADKGYIGA; encoded by the coding sequence ATGATCAACAAGACCATCTCTGATGTATTCCTGCAAATGGCGGATATCTTGGAAAACGGTGCGTCCATGCAGCGTGTGCCTATTGCCGTAACGGCGATGGGCAGTGAGCACGGCGAGGATATGATTTACCAGGCAGCCAAAGAGGCTGCTGACCAGGGGCTTCTCGTAAAGCTGATCGGCAGCCGGCCCTTTGACTACCCCGGTGTGGAGGTCGTATCCGTCTCTAGCAGCGAGGAGGGCCATAAGCGCCTCGAAAACCTGCTCGACAGCGGTGAAGCCCTGGGCGGCGTAACTATGCATTACCCTTTTCCAATCGGTGTTTCCACCATTGGCCGTGTAATTACGCCGGCGAACGGAAAGGAAATGTTTATTGCAACAACGACCGGCACAACTGCTCTTGATCGCGTGGAGGGCATGGTGCGCAACGCAATCTATGGAATTGTCACAGCCAAAGCCTGCGGCATTCAAAATCCTACGGTTGGCATCCTGAATGTGGACGGCGCCAGACAGGCAGAGATCGCCTTGCAGAAATTGCAGGCGGCGGGTTACCCGATGACATTTGCACAGTCTGGGCGCAGCGACGGCGGTGCGGTGATGCGCGGCAATGACCTGCTGGCGGCTACCTGCGATGTGATGGTGACGGACCCGCTGACCGGCAACCTGCTGATGAAGCTGTTGTCCGCCTATACTACCGGCGGCAACTACGAATCCCTGGGGTATGGCTACGGGCCTGGCCTGGGAGAAGGCTTTGACAAGCTGATTTTGATTATCTCGCGGGCATCCGGCATGCCGGTTGCGAGGGGCGCAATGGTGTTTGCCGCACAGCTTGTAAAGGGCGGCTATCAAAAGATTTTCGCTCAGGAGTTGGCCGCAGCAAAAAAAGCGGGCCTGGAAAACCTTTTGGCCAGCCTGCAAAAGGAGAAAAAGGGTGCGGAAGAACCACAGGAAATAAAGGCACCGCCGAAGGTTGTCGTCACAGAGGAGATCATGGGGATTGAAATCCTCGATCTTGAGGACGCCGTTCATCAGCTCTGGTTTGCGGGCATTTATGCCGAAAGCGGCATGGGCTGCACCGGGCCGGTGGTGCTGGTCGCGGAGGAACAATCGGAACAGGCGCGAAGGATTTTG